The Fortiea contorta PCC 7126 genome has a segment encoding these proteins:
- a CDS encoding nucleotidyltransferase family protein — translation MDSNTNLQKILADSPVGVVLRAISLVNLPNWWLAGGAVRNTVWRTIFNPQCELIINDFDIAFFDEQGNRSQELAAKTILTQKFPGYEFDVKNQASFARWRPGRRTYTSTEDGICEWLHTATAVGVRLDPQGQWQFFTPYGLDDLFNGIILPTPVHTHNPKAQEKATSFLQKCPCLKIGVREKSFDP, via the coding sequence ATGGATAGTAACACGAATTTGCAGAAAATTCTGGCTGATTCGCCTGTTGGCGTTGTATTAAGAGCAATCTCGCTTGTAAACCTTCCTAACTGGTGGTTAGCAGGAGGTGCGGTGCGAAACACAGTTTGGCGGACAATTTTTAATCCTCAATGTGAATTAATTATTAATGACTTTGATATTGCATTTTTTGATGAACAAGGAAACCGTTCTCAAGAACTAGCAGCAAAAACAATCCTCACACAAAAATTTCCTGGTTATGAATTTGATGTCAAAAATCAGGCGAGTTTTGCTCGTTGGCGCCCAGGTCGCAGAACCTACACTAGTACAGAAGATGGGATTTGCGAATGGCTACACACCGCTACTGCTGTGGGAGTGAGGTTAGACCCACAAGGACAATGGCAATTTTTCACTCCCTACGGCTTAGATGACTTGTTCAATGGAATCATTCTACCGACACCAGTCCACACTCACAACCCAAAAGCACAGGAAAAAGCCACTAGTTTTCTGCAAAAGTGTCCTTGTTTAAAAATAGGCGTTAGGGAAAAGAGTTTTGACCCTTGA
- the gyrA gene encoding DNA topoisomerase (ATP-hydrolyzing) subunit A, with product MTTSQERIIPTDLRNEMSRSYLEYAMSVIVGRALPDARDGLKPVHRRILYAMHELGLTHDRPFRKCARVVGEVLGKYHPHGDTAVYDALVRMAQDFSMRSPLINGHGNFGSVDNDPPAAMRYTECRLQALTGAALLHDIESETVDFADNFDGSQQEPTVLPARVPQLLLNGSSGIAVGMATNIPPHNLGELIDGLVALIHNPEITALQLMQYIHGPDFPTGAQILGTTAIKEAYTTGRGSITMRGVANIETIEQRNRPEREAIIVTELPYQTNKAALIEKIAELVNDKRIEGIADIRDESDRDGMRIVIELKRDAYPRVVLNNLYKQTPLQANFGANMLALVNGEPQILTIKQFLEVFLDFRIESINRRTRYELRKAEERDHLLQGLLIALAHLDAIINLIRHAADTPTAKGELITTYGLSEVQADAILQMQLRRLTALEADKIRIEHEDLQTQIADLQDILARRERVLEIIETEVTQLKTSFATPRRTVITHAEGEIDERDLIANEKAIILLTEQGYIKRMPVNTFEAQSRATRGKAGAKVKDDDNIEHFLTCCDHDSVLFFSDRGVVYCLKAYQIPVSSRASRGTPIVQMLPIPKEEKITSIVPVDEFSNEEYLVMLTKGGNIKKTELAAFNNIRANGLIAISLEEGDQLRWVRRARVEDSVLIGSRQGMAIHFRCNHEQLRPLSRATRGVKAMKLKAKDELVGMDILPAAILETFSDSEIEEIETEEIENNEETTEVAANGSVGPWVLVITNGGYGKRVPVAQFRLQNRAGQGLMATKFKNRKTKDQLATLRIVNNDDDEIMMVTNRGIIIRQAVNAISVQSRSATGVRVQRLDEDDAITGVAIVPPDAGEVEEAE from the coding sequence ATGACAACCTCACAGGAGAGGATTATCCCAACAGATCTGCGGAACGAAATGTCCCGGTCTTATCTGGAATACGCCATGAGTGTGATTGTGGGTCGGGCGCTACCAGATGCCAGGGATGGTCTAAAACCTGTGCATCGTCGCATCCTCTACGCCATGCATGAGTTGGGTTTGACCCACGATCGCCCGTTTCGCAAATGCGCCCGTGTAGTCGGGGAAGTACTGGGTAAATACCACCCCCACGGTGACACAGCGGTGTATGATGCTTTGGTGCGGATGGCACAGGATTTCTCCATGCGATCGCCCCTGATCAACGGACATGGTAACTTTGGTTCCGTAGATAACGATCCCCCAGCGGCAATGCGTTATACAGAATGCCGCTTGCAAGCATTAACCGGCGCCGCCCTCCTCCACGACATTGAATCAGAAACCGTAGACTTTGCTGATAACTTCGACGGTTCCCAGCAAGAACCAACAGTGTTACCAGCCCGCGTCCCCCAACTACTACTCAACGGCTCCTCTGGAATCGCCGTGGGGATGGCGACCAACATCCCGCCCCACAATCTCGGCGAATTGATTGATGGCTTGGTGGCGCTGATTCACAACCCCGAAATCACGGCGCTGCAGTTAATGCAATACATCCACGGGCCAGACTTCCCCACAGGAGCGCAAATTCTCGGCACAACCGCAATTAAAGAAGCCTACACCACCGGGCGCGGTTCTATTACCATGCGGGGTGTCGCCAACATTGAAACCATCGAACAGCGGAATCGTCCGGAACGAGAAGCAATTATCGTTACCGAATTACCATACCAAACCAACAAAGCCGCGCTGATTGAAAAAATTGCTGAATTGGTCAACGACAAACGCATAGAAGGGATTGCAGATATTCGAGACGAAAGCGATCGCGATGGGATGCGAATAGTGATTGAATTGAAGCGTGATGCTTACCCCCGCGTTGTCCTCAACAACCTCTACAAACAAACTCCACTCCAAGCCAATTTTGGGGCGAACATGTTGGCTTTGGTGAATGGCGAACCCCAAATCCTCACCATCAAGCAGTTCTTGGAAGTCTTCCTCGATTTCCGCATCGAATCCATCAACAGACGCACCCGTTACGAACTGCGGAAAGCTGAAGAAAGAGACCACCTGCTGCAAGGTTTATTAATTGCTTTAGCACATTTAGACGCAATTATCAACTTAATTCGCCATGCTGCCGACACCCCCACCGCCAAAGGCGAATTAATCACCACCTACGGACTTTCGGAAGTCCAAGCCGACGCGATTTTACAAATGCAACTGCGGCGATTAACAGCCCTAGAAGCCGATAAAATCCGCATCGAACACGAAGACTTGCAAACACAAATCGCTGACTTGCAGGATATTTTGGCACGGCGGGAAAGGGTGCTAGAAATTATTGAAACTGAAGTTACCCAACTCAAAACCAGTTTTGCTACACCCAGACGCACGGTAATTACCCACGCCGAAGGGGAAATCGACGAACGGGATTTGATTGCTAACGAAAAAGCCATCATTCTGTTGACAGAACAAGGTTACATCAAACGGATGCCTGTCAACACCTTTGAAGCCCAAAGCCGCGCCACCAGAGGAAAAGCTGGAGCTAAGGTCAAAGATGATGATAACATCGAGCATTTCTTGACCTGTTGCGATCATGATAGCGTGTTATTTTTTAGCGATCGCGGTGTCGTCTATTGCCTCAAAGCCTACCAAATTCCCGTAAGTTCCCGTGCTAGTCGCGGCACACCCATCGTGCAAATGCTTCCCATCCCCAAGGAAGAGAAAATTACCTCCATTGTGCCGGTGGACGAGTTCAGTAACGAAGAATACTTGGTCATGCTCACCAAAGGTGGGAACATCAAAAAAACCGAATTAGCCGCCTTCAATAACATCCGCGCCAACGGCTTAATCGCTATTTCCCTAGAAGAAGGCGACCAACTCCGCTGGGTAAGACGCGCCAGAGTCGAAGATAGCGTCCTCATCGGTTCTCGACAAGGGATGGCGATTCATTTCCGCTGTAACCATGAACAACTGCGTCCCCTCAGTCGGGCGACTCGTGGCGTCAAAGCCATGAAATTGAAAGCCAAAGACGAATTAGTGGGGATGGATATCCTGCCTGCAGCCATTTTAGAAACATTTAGCGACAGTGAAATCGAAGAAATCGAAACCGAAGAAATTGAAAACAACGAAGAAACCACAGAAGTAGCAGCAAACGGTAGTGTCGGCCCGTGGGTATTAGTCATTACCAACGGCGGTTACGGAAAACGCGTCCCCGTCGCTCAATTCCGACTGCAAAATCGCGCCGGTCAAGGCTTAATGGCGACCAAATTTAAAAACCGCAAAACCAAAGACCAATTAGCCACCTTACGGATTGTGAATAATGACGATGATGAAATCATGATGGTCACAAATCGTGGTATAATCATCCGCCAAGCTGTGAATGCAATTTCTGTACAATCGCGGTCAGCAACAGGTGTGAGAGTGCAGCGTTTAGACGAAGACGACGCCATTACCGGAGTAGCGATCGTTCCTCCGGATGCAGGCGAAGTCGAAGAAGCTGAATAA
- a CDS encoding protein kinase domain-containing protein: MSLCINPECRFTNPNGVLFCQKCGSELLLHGRYQVLKLLNKQESYTETYEVMHQGVLKVLKVLKQSELKEDIYKQEIIEIFERDFKLLSQFNHPKIPKIEDCFEYTTKNDQISLHCVVMENIVGINLEDYIKQLGRGIEEKYAVVWLEQLVHILKEIHQQGIIHKNIKPSNIILQSNEHLLLTGFGEVTDIEQFPTVQAPIGVSANISRPNYIAEKQTQRKYSSQSDFFFLGLTFVYLLTGKDIKELPYINNKLEWHQFANSISPQFISIIDQLIAPLGQRITSADKILQKLAVFQQKVPAISIASEEQQKTVLPKKNLVGLPILLGGLLLVLLSGGAIFSIVFNKGNTTQQSVNPGNTADVKKLSSQQCSESTLVRKSGNLYGVIEVGSTGIKGEVIQELPNLNEEGFKFVIRDEEIEQRNANAVDPKAQKEAVDGVKGMFSEIQKRFNIPCEQIVIYGSSGVASKAPHKDALAQEIQQETGRAVEFISAEEEANFVFSGVVPEWRRKEVVMIDIGSGNTKGAYQKSTKQGEDITFSIPLGTKTFTKEISNSQGNADFTKAAENTKLKVLVPQIRDVLQRKPGIQNSPRVYLAGGISWALYTLTRPCQREQIIENLRDEKAARFGEISPEDINTFYFNATRDQKTLFAPDLSRCTAEQREQIQKDIEKIRTDVFSADNLIAGAEILRALSSELKFSRKERIFFARYAIKALPIGYLRQKLESAQKNVTK, translated from the coding sequence ATGAGTCTTTGTATTAATCCGGAATGTAGGTTTACTAATCCTAATGGCGTTTTATTTTGCCAGAAATGTGGTTCAGAATTGCTACTGCATGGACGCTACCAAGTTCTGAAGTTATTGAATAAGCAAGAAAGCTATACTGAGACCTATGAAGTAATGCATCAAGGTGTACTTAAAGTTTTGAAAGTACTTAAACAATCGGAACTGAAAGAAGACATTTATAAACAAGAAATAATCGAGATATTTGAGCGAGATTTTAAACTTTTAAGCCAGTTCAATCATCCAAAAATTCCTAAAATTGAAGATTGTTTTGAATACACTACAAAAAATGATCAAATATCCCTACATTGCGTAGTTATGGAAAACATTGTAGGGATAAATTTAGAAGATTATATCAAACAATTAGGTAGAGGAATCGAAGAAAAATATGCTGTTGTATGGCTAGAACAGTTAGTGCATATTCTCAAAGAAATTCATCAACAAGGAATTATCCATAAAAATATTAAGCCCTCAAATATTATTCTCCAGTCAAACGAACACTTACTACTAACTGGCTTTGGAGAGGTTACGGACATAGAGCAATTTCCTACAGTTCAAGCTCCCATAGGAGTAAGCGCTAATATATCTCGCCCTAATTACATAGCAGAAAAACAAACACAAAGAAAATATTCCTCTCAATCTGATTTCTTTTTCCTTGGGCTAACATTCGTTTATTTACTTACAGGAAAAGACATCAAAGAACTGCCTTATATTAATAATAAGTTAGAGTGGCATCAGTTTGCTAATTCTATTTCACCACAGTTTATCAGCATTATTGATCAGTTAATTGCACCTTTAGGACAACGTATTACCAGTGCAGATAAAATTTTACAAAAATTAGCAGTTTTTCAACAAAAAGTTCCCGCTATTTCTATAGCTTCTGAAGAACAGCAAAAAACTGTGCTACCCAAAAAAAATCTTGTTGGTTTACCGATTCTTCTTGGTGGATTACTACTCGTTTTGTTGTCTGGAGGAGCGATTTTTAGTATTGTCTTTAATAAAGGGAATACTACACAGCAATCTGTGAACCCAGGAAATACAGCAGATGTAAAAAAATTGTCGTCTCAACAATGTAGCGAAAGTACTCTTGTGAGAAAATCTGGTAATTTGTATGGTGTTATTGAGGTGGGTAGTACAGGTATCAAAGGAGAAGTGATTCAAGAATTGCCAAACCTCAATGAAGAAGGATTTAAATTCGTTATTCGAGACGAAGAGATTGAACAGCGAAATGCAAACGCCGTTGACCCCAAAGCGCAGAAAGAAGCGGTTGATGGTGTTAAAGGTATGTTCAGTGAAATCCAGAAACGCTTTAATATACCTTGTGAGCAAATAGTAATTTATGGTAGTAGTGGAGTTGCGTCAAAAGCTCCCCATAAGGATGCTTTGGCGCAAGAAATTCAGCAAGAAACTGGGCGAGCAGTGGAGTTTATTTCTGCTGAAGAAGAAGCTAACTTTGTCTTTAGCGGTGTAGTTCCAGAATGGAGACGTAAAGAAGTTGTGATGATTGATATTGGCTCTGGCAATACTAAAGGAGCATATCAGAAAAGTACTAAACAAGGTGAAGACATAACATTTTCAATTCCTTTGGGCACAAAAACTTTTACTAAAGAAATCAGCAACAGTCAAGGAAATGCAGACTTTACTAAAGCAGCAGAAAATACGAAACTTAAAGTATTAGTGCCACAAATTAGAGATGTACTACAGCGTAAACCTGGAATCCAAAACTCACCTAGAGTATATTTAGCAGGTGGTATTTCCTGGGCATTATATACCCTAACACGCCCTTGTCAACGAGAACAAATTATCGAAAATCTTAGGGATGAAAAAGCAGCTCGATTTGGAGAAATTTCCCCAGAAGATATCAATACATTTTATTTTAATGCTACACGAGATCAAAAGACTTTATTTGCACCAGACCTCAGCAGATGTACCGCTGAACAACGAGAGCAAATTCAAAAGGATATAGAAAAGATTAGGACAGATGTTTTTTCAGCAGATAATCTGATTGCTGGTGCTGAAATTCTGCGTGCTTTGTCTAGCGAATTGAAATTCTCTCGCAAAGAGCGGATTTTCTTCGCACGTTATGCTATTAAAGCTCTACCAATAGGTTATCTGAGGCAAAAATTAGAGAGTGCTCAGAAGAATGTGACCAAATAA
- a CDS encoding KTSC domain-containing protein: MKLSKVDLSDIIAIAHADGHLQLLLNRGDELDLLEIPAPLAAYEGLQQLHEIISESTPLPIAPEPIAMLPVSSAMASAVGYDSDEQILQVEFHTGAVYQYSGVDLDTWEDFHESDSIGRFFNQEIKGQFCSERID, translated from the coding sequence ATGAAACTATCAAAAGTAGACTTGAGCGATATAATTGCGATCGCTCATGCTGATGGTCATTTACAATTGTTGCTTAACCGCGGTGACGAATTAGATTTGTTGGAGATTCCTGCGCCTCTGGCTGCTTATGAAGGATTGCAGCAGTTGCATGAAATAATTTCTGAGTCTACTCCTTTGCCCATAGCACCAGAACCTATCGCCATGTTACCAGTTAGTTCAGCAATGGCGAGTGCTGTTGGTTACGATAGCGACGAGCAAATTTTACAAGTTGAATTTCATACTGGAGCAGTTTATCAATATTCGGGAGTTGATTTGGACACTTGGGAGGATTTCCATGAGTCTGATTCTATTGGCAGATTTTTTAATCAAGAGATTAAAGGTCAATTTTGCAGTGAAAGGATAGATTAA